The stretch of DNA CTAAGGATACCATTACCATTGCACCAGAGTCTTTCTGGTTTCCGTTTACAATCATCTGATATCTAGAAAGTGTATGCATATTTAAACAATTGAACAATCGAGAAAGTAACCAATAAGTTTCCTTTCTTTAATATACTCAAATGTAGCAATAATGCGCATATGTGCACAATAATTTCCGAACAAGTCACCTCACCGCTGCATGCAGAACAGGACCAGGCCGCCCAAGGTGCTGTAGTAGCAGCTAGCGGAGCGCGCATGCAGCCAGGCCGCAGGGTCCGGGAGGGCGTGCGCCTCGCCGTCGGAGAGACTGATCTTGAACTGGAAGTGGCCGTTGTTGAAACTGATCCACGGCAGCGGCGTGGCGCCAGTGCCGGCACACAGCGGCGAAGCGGACGCGGTCCGCGTGGGACAGCAGCCAGCCGAGGACGATGCCGGCGATGCGGCGAGCTCTGGCGGGAGGTCCGACAATGCCGGCGTCGGCGTCCGCGTGACGCATGGTCTGCTGTTACTGAAGCAGATGCCCAAGATGCGATCGAGCCATCAAGCCTTGAATAAACCAAACGACTCGATCCCCATTCTCTAACTGGGCGGTTTCCAAATCTGCAAATGGGCCTTATTAGAGTGGTGGTGTGGTACATGGGCGAGATATTCACCAGCCCATGCCCactcaaaaatttaaaaaaccCAGCCCATGCGCTTCGGTCAAAGCAACCGCAGTACGAGAATCTGATTCCGTAGAAGCTAGAGGACCAAGATGCAAAAAGCGGGAAACAacttcccctccctccctccctatAAGCAGAAGCAGTCGCTCGATGGCGCCCGCCTCCCCTCGCCGGTGCCGTGTGTCCTCTCGTCCGCGCACGCCCAGCCCACCTCAACCTCCCATGCCGGAGCCCCGCCACATCGCCGGAGATCCGCCGTACTGGTGATCCCCGGAGCAGACGCGATGGACCGCCTCCTGCTCTCCCGCCCACCCCTCCCCGTCGCGGCCCACGCAGCTGCGGCCGCCGACGGCGACCTCCTCGAGCTCGACGTCCTCTGGCCTGCCAGCGCCTACGCCTCGTCCGTGGTTGGACTCGGCCTCCTCGCCGCGCTCCCGGAGGATGAGGGCAAAAAGAAGAAGCGCGCCGctggcgggggcgggggcccCGCCCGATCCGCGGCGCGCCCCGTCCCGGAGGCCGCCGGGATGGCCGCGTCCGGGATGGCAAGGTCGGCGCCGGTGCGGATTCCGTCGGAGCCAGCGCGGAGGGGTAGGTGGGCTCaggccggcgcgggggaggaCGCCGGGGAGGCCATGGTCCCGCCGCACGAGATCGTCGCGCGCCGCGCGGCCGCGCACAGCTCGGTGCTGGAGGGCGCCGGGAGGACGCTCAAGGGCCGCGACCTCCGCCGCGTCCGCAACGCCGTCCTGCGCCGCACCGGCTTCCTCGACTGAGGCGGAGGCGAGTCGTCACGTCGCTTTCGCGATAAAGTTTTGACCATGTTTTTTCCCCCCTTTGCGATTTTGTTTCCCGATGTGTTTCCGGTCCGGCTATTTTGATTTCATCCCCTGAGGAGCAAGGGGTTGAAAAATTTGAGGTGAGGTGAGTGAGCAAGGACTTAATTACGGTGCTGTTCCATTCCATCACGCATATATGGAAGTTTTGGCCTTTATATTTGTTCAATCCGTGTGCTGTGTGTTGAGAAGAATTTAGTTGTTAGCTGAGCTAAGAAATGTAGTTCCTAATGAATTATGCCCAGTTCTATGCTTATGTTTGGCTACTTGCTAATAATGCCTGAACTGGGAGCTTCCCGGAGGTGATTCATGCAGAGAATGGATGACAAAAATGCTAGATTAAGTCGTTTGTGGTTATATTTCACAGAAAATTCTTTTGTGGTTAGTGACAATTGGTAATTGGAATTGTTGAATTTGGAATGTTACCATTACTTTCTTCTTTAATTCATGTTTGGATTTTGTTTAGTTCTCTTTTTCTGATAACCTTGTTTGTAATTAATTGAAGTAGGTCTGTCCCTATAGCATGTTTCCATTTCTAGCTTCTGATATTGAAAATTCATCTGAATAATGGAAACATGTAGTGCTTGATATGCAAACTTTTTTCTTCCTCTGTTTTAGAGATTATCAAAATTGGTCTGGATAAATGGTATTATGGCTCTAGTTAGTGCAATCCAATTTTTTTCATGTCAAACATAGTGACTTAGAAAGCTGAAAATTGATGTGAACCTGGCTGCTATTTTTCTTTTGGGCTTTATTTGTTAAGCATCAGTTGTGTTCATATATACTAGACTGTAGATAAATTAATTTCAAGGTGAAACGATATGAGTTGACAGTGAGAATATATTTATCTCTACTGAGTACAACTTATCTCAAAAGACCATAAATTAGATTTATTTGTAGTCCTTTTCAGCAATAGTTGGTGCTAGGTCAAAAAGATCAACTTTGATATTGGAATTATCATTTGTTGCTAAGATATTTGATTATAAGAATGGTTCATCCTCCAAT from Panicum hallii strain FIL2 chromosome 3, PHallii_v3.1, whole genome shotgun sequence encodes:
- the LOC112884153 gene encoding uncharacterized protein LOC112884153, translating into MDRLLLSRPPLPVAAHAAAAADGDLLELDVLWPASAYASSVVGLGLLAALPEDEGKKKKRAAGGGGGPARSAARPVPEAAGMAASGMARSAPVRIPSEPARRGRWAQAGAGEDAGEAMVPPHEIVARRAAAHSSVLEGAGRTLKGRDLRRVRNAVLRRTGFLD